The genomic DNA CCTACGAGTCGTTCACCTTTCTCACGGCCCGCGACGGCCGGCTGCTGAAGTACCGCATGTCCTTCGACACGCCGGCGCCGGCCAACGTGGATGCCATTGCGCGCGAGTTCATCGAGCACAACCTGCGCAGCGGGCCGGACATGCCGAGGGCAGCGCAGCCGCTTTTCGACACCTGAGCCCGGTGCGCCGCGGTGCTGCGAAAATACTGTTCTTTCATACAGTGTTTCCTCTAGAATGACTCGTCTCCAAGAGCAAACATTCAAGGCGACACCATGACCACCGCCAGCCCGCCGGCGTCCTCTGCGCGAATCCTGTTTTTCTCGCCGCTGCGGCGCTCGCAGCCGCGCCAGCCCGTGGGCCGGATCTCGACCTGGCCCTTTCGCGTGGCCACGGAAAAAGACCGCGATGGCGGCGGCCTCCCTTGCGATGGCAATGACGTGCGCCTGCATGCGGCGCGCGTGCTGCGCACCACCGCCGAGCACTGGTGGCCACCGGCCGGCTGAATGGAAATTGCCTAGATGCCGTCCTCTGCGCCGGCCTCGCCGAGCAGGTCCTGCGCGTCGTCATCGAAGCCCGCGATGGGCTGGGCCTTGGCAAGCGCGAGCCACACGCCGAACGGAATGCGATCGAAGGCGCGGTGCACGGCGGCGCGCGCGACCACCAGCCTTTCGCCTTCGAGCACGAGCACGCCGCACTCCGGCGGAACCTCGTCGGGCGATGCAATGCAGCGGCCGCGCGCATCGTTGCCCAGCACGTACCAGCACTCGCCGCCCAGGTCGAGGTAGGCCGCGCGCTTGTCGGGCCTGCGCAGGTCGCCCAGCAGGTCGGCGCGGCTCACCTTCACCTCGTGAACGATGGGATGCGCATAGGCTTCGACGCTGGTATTGCGGATCGAGAACACGTCGGGCTTCGCGATGCACCAGCGCGGCTTGCCGCCCTCTTCGAGCGGCGGCAGGCGCGCCCGCAGGCCAAGGCCGCGCCAGGCAATGCGGCCGCCGCGGGTCATTTCGCGCGCCACGCGCTCGACCAGCGCCTCGTGCGGCGAGAGCGCCGCGCGGTTGAGGGTGAGCGTGGTGGCAATGCGCGCAATGCCGGCATCGGTCACGCGCAGGGTCTCGTGGCCATGCGGCGTGCGCATGCGTTCGAGGAACCCGCCCGCAAGCAGCTCGACCTCGATGGCGTCGCAGCAGGGCCAGCCCGCCGAACGGTAGATCTCGCGCAGCCGCCGTGCATGCAGCTTGCCGAATGGCAGCTCGCCGGTGCGCTGCATCGGCGGCGGAGGATCGATCACGGGCGGCGGAAAACCGGGGTCGGTGAACGGCGGCTCCACGGGTGGCGGATCGCCCTCGGGCGGAGGCCCGGGCGGCGGTGGCGGCGGCACGGGAATGGGCACGTCGGGCGCGGGCGGCGGCGGGCCGATCGGCGCGTCGACGACGGGATCGAGGGCGAATGCGGGCATGGGAGAAACAGGTTAGCGAAAAGTCGTGGGGTGCGCGAGGCATGGAACGATCGGTTGCATTCGATGCCCTGCCCTCAATGGAAGTCGCGGCTGGTGTTGCTCTGCGCCAGCCGGCCCATCAGCGGCGTCAGGTCCTTGAAGCCGGTGGCGATCAGGTGCTGCACCTTGCCGCCGCTGTCGTCGTCGCGCTGCCAGGTGCCCTGCACCGCGAGCAGGTGCGACTTCAGCAGCGGCTCGCGCCAGGCCTCGATGACGTGGCTCCAGACGATCACGTTGACATTGCCGGTCTCGTCCTCGAGCGTGACGAAGATGGTGCCGTTGGCGGTTCCCGGGCGCTGGCGGCCCTTGACGATGCCGCAGGCGCGCACGGTCTGGCCGCTGGGCTGTGCGCGCAATTGCTCCGCGCTCATGAGCCTCATGCGCGCGAGGCGCGGGCGCAGCAGCGCGAGCGGATGGCGGCGCAGTGTGAGGCCGAGCGCGGCATAGTCGCCGACGATCTCCTCGCCCTCGGGCGCCGCGGGCAGCTGCAGCACCGGCTCGTTGATCGGCACGCCCTTGAGCAGGGCCGGCGAGCGGTGCTGCGCGGTGGCGTCCCACACCTGCTGGCGGCGGTGGCCCGAGAGCGACATCAGCGCATCGGCCGCGGCCAGCGCCGCCATGTCCTTGCCGTCGAGCTCGGCGCGCAGCGCGAGGTCTTCGGTGCTGGTGAAGGGTGCCTGCGCGCGCGCTTCGAGCAGGCGCCTGGCGCCCTCCTTGCTGAGGCTTGAAATGCGGTTCAGGCCGAGCCGCACCGCGGGCTGGTTCTCGCGGCCGAGGCGATCGGCATAGCGCGCATCGGTGCCCGGCGGCATGCGCGGCGCATCGGGGGCGCGGGCTTCGAGCGTGGTGTCGATGCCGCTGCAGGTCACGTCGGCCGGCCGCACCTCGACGCCATGCCGCCGCGCATCCTGCACCAGCTGCGAGGGGCTGTAGAAGCCCATCGGCTGCGAGTCGAGCAGCGCCGCGAGGAAGCAGGCGGGTTCGTAGTTCTTGAGCCAGCTGCTCACGGTGACCAGCAAGGCAAAGCTCGCGGCGTGGCTTTCGGGAAAGCCGTAGTCGCCGAAGCCGAGGATCTGCTTGAAGATGGCCTCGGCGAACTCGGCCTTGTAGCCGTGGTCGGTCATGCCCTTCACGAGCTTGTGGTGGAACTTCTCGAGGCCGCCCTTGCGCTTCCATGCCGCCATCGCGCGGCGCAGCTGGTCGGCTTCGTCGGCGGTGAACCTGGCCGCGATCATCGCGATCTGCATCACCTGCTCCTGGAAGATCGGAATGCCCAGCGTGCGCTCGAGCGCGGGCTTCAGTTCTTCCTTCTCGTAGTGGATCGCCAGGTCCTTGGCCACCCGCTCGCGCTGCTTGAGGTAGGGATGCACCATGCCGCCCTGGATGGGCCCGGGCCGCACGATCGCCACCTCGATCACCAGGTCTTCGTAGCAGCGCGGCTTCAGCCGCGGCAGCATCGACATCTGCGCCCGGCTCTCGATCTGGAACACGCCGATGGTGTCGGCGTCGCAGATCATGTCGAACACCTTCCGGTCGTCGTTGGGGATCTGGTGCATCTGCACCGTCGAGCCGCGCCAGCGGTTCATGTGATCGAGCCCGCGACGTATCGCGCTGAGCATGCCGAGCGCGAGCACGTCGACCTTGAGCATGCCCATGGCTTCGAGGTCGTCCTTCTCCCACTGGATGACGGAGCGGTCCTTCATGGACGCCTTCTCGACCGGCACCAGCCGCGTGAGCCGGGTGTGCGTGAGCACGAAGCCGCCCACGTGCTGGCTCAGGTGGCGCGGAAAGCCCTTGAGCCGCTGCGTCATTTCGATCCATTGCACCAGCTTGAGCTCGTCTTCCTCCACGCCGACGCGCGCGGCCGCCTTGAACAGCTGCTCGCCCAGCACGGTGTCGTCGAACCAGTAGTGGTCCTTGGCGAATTCGTCGATCAGCCGTTCGTCGATGCCCATGGCCTTGCCGACGTCGCGCAGGGCGCTGCGCGCGCGGTAGCAGATGACGACGGCCGCGATGGCTGCGCGATCGCGGCCGTACTTCTCGTAGATGTACTGGATGACCTCTTCGCGCCGCTGGTGCTCGAAGTCGACGTCGATGTCGGGCGGCTCGTGGCGGTGCCGGCTCAGGAAGCGCTCGAACAGCAGGTGGCCTTTTTCAGGATTGATCGCGGTGATGCCCAGGCAATAGCAGACCGCCGAATTGGCCGAGGAGCCGCGGCCCTGGCAGAGGATGTCCTGCGACTTGGCGAAGCGCACGATGTCTTCCACCGTGAGGAAGAACATCTCGTACTTCATCTCGACGATCAGCGCGAGTTCCTTCTCGAGCTGCGCACGCACCTTGGCGGGAATGCCCTCGGGGTAGCGAAGCGCCGCCCCCTCCCACGTCTTGCGCACCAGCGTCTCAGCCGGCGTCTCGCTGCTGCCCACGGTTTCGAGCGGGTACTTGTAGTTCTCGCGGATCACCTCGGGATCGAACCGGCAGCGTTCGGCCACCACCAGCGTATTCAGCAGCATCTGGGGCAGATAGAGCTCGGCCAGCCGCACCCGCTGCCGCAGGTGCCGCTCGGCATTGGGCTGCAGCGCAAAGCCGCATTCGGCCACCGTTTTTCCTTCGCGCACAGCCGTCAGCACGTCGTGCAGCGGCTTGCTCGAACGCGCGTGCATGTGCACGTCGCCGGCCGCCACCAGCGGCACGCCCGTTTGCTCGCCCGCCTGCAGCAGCGCGGCGAACCAGAGGTCGTCGTCGAGCTCGTTGAGCATTTCCACCGCCAGCCAGAGGTTGCCTGCGTAGAGCGTCTTGGCGGCCAGCAGGTCTTCATGCAGCGTGGCCGTGTCCGCGGCGGCGCCCGGCGCGCGGTGCGGCACGAAGAGAACCTGGCAGTCCTGCAGCGAGGCCACGTCGCTGTGCTCCCAGCTCACGCGGTACTCGCCCTTGGGCAGTTCGGTGTTGCGCGCGGCGGTGATGAACTCGCAGAGGTTGCCCCAGCCTTCCGTGCCGTTCGCGATCACCACCAGCCTGAAGCGCTCGAAGCGGAATTCGCTGCCGAACAGCAGCCGGAAGCCGGGGTTGCGCGGGAGCGGCGCTTCGTCGGGATGCTCGCGCTCGTATTCCGCGAGCTTGGCCGGCAGCTCGCGCAGGCAGACATGGGCGCGCACGATGCCCGCCACCGAGCATTCGTCGGTGATGGCCAGCGCCGTGTAGCCGAGCTGGTAGGCGCGCTCGACCAGTTCCTCGGGCGTCGAGGCGCCGCGCTGGAAGCTGAAGTTGCTGAGGCAGTGCAGCTCGGCGTAGTCGGGCAGCGTGGGGGCAGGCTTCCTGCGCAAAGGCAAGGGCAGCGCATGCACCTTGGCCGAGTTGCGCCCGCGCGGCTGCTTTTCGCTCAGGTCAGGCATAGAACCCCTGCAGGTACCAGCGCACCTCGGCCGGAGAAAAGCGCGCCGAGGGCCGCTCGCGAAAGATCCACACCAGGCCGGCCTCGGGGCTTTCCGCCACGTAGTAGTCGCGCATCGCCGGCTGGCCGCCGTCTTCCTTGCCGCCCCACCAGCCCGCCTCGATGCGCTGCGGCCCGACCAGCTTGCGCAGCGGGCCGCGGTAGCACGGGCTCTCGCCATCCATCTCGAGCAGCAGCGGCTCGGGCAGCAGCCAGGGCGGGTAGAGGGCATCGGGCTGCAAAGCCGCGGCCTTCGCTTGCTTGCCGGCCTTGTCCGCCAGCGCCTTGTCCTGCTGCAGCGCGGGGCGCCAGGCCTGCTTGCGCTCGGGCCGGTGGTCGGCCTGCGCAGCGGGCACCACCACCTGGTGCGCTCCGAGCCGCACGCTGAGCCGCTCGACCATCTCGTGCAGCCTGTCGCCCTTGCGGTTGTCCTCGGGCAGGAAGCTGGTGCTGGCGCCGGCCCACGGATCGGTCTCGAGCGTGCGCAGCCGGAGCCAGCTCGCAGGTGCCGCGAGCGTGGTGAGAGCCAGCTTTTCGGACAGCAGGCGGCGCAGGTGCGCCATGTCCTGCGTGGGCTCGGCCGTGCGCACGGTGACCTGCTGGTGCGGCGGCAGGTTCACGCCATTGAAGCGCTTGAGATCGAGCGTCCACTGCAGTTCGAGCGCACGCGCGCCGCGCTGGCGCGCGCGCAGCCAGATCTGCAGCGCCGCGAGCAGGCGGTTGGCCGACCACATCAATTCGGGTGCGGTCTCGGCCAGCGCGGGCAGCTCCAGCTTCTGCTCGAACACGTCGGGCAGCGTGAGCCAGTCGTGGCTTTCAGGTCGCAGGCCCCAGGCGGTGTCGAGCGCTTCGCGCAGTTCCACGCCAAAGCGCCGCGTGAGGCCGCCGCGCGGCAGGGCCGCCACCTCGCCCCAGGTGCGGCAGCCCAGGCGCGCGAGCAGGTCGAGGTGGGGACGCGCGGCCGTCAGCGTGTCCAGCGGCAGGCCGGCGGGAATGTCCCTGGGCCGGCTCTCGTTGCGCTCGAACAGGCGCAGCCGCGCCAGCGCGATCAGGCTCGTGGCGCCCTGCGCGCCGCGCATCACGGCGCCGGGCGCGGGGTTCTCGTGGGCCAGCTGGCGCATCAGCGACGAGCGCCCGCCCCACAGGCGCTCGCAGGCCGAGACTTCGAGCATCAGCGCCTCGTCCTGCCAGGCGACGTGCGGCGTGTAGCGCAGCGCCCACCAGCCCAGCGCCTCGGGCGTGGGAAGCACCGGGGCATCGGGCGCGTCGGCATCAAGCGACCACCGCAACGCGATCCAGTGCATTTCCGTTTCCTTTCCACGCGTCGATGCGCACCACGGTGGCCGACCCGGCTGCCTCGGCGGCCGGCGCCGTGCCCTGCTGCCGCAGCCGCAGCTTGCGGCGCAGCCGGGCGGCGGCCAGCAATGCGGCCATGCGCTCGTTGCGCGCGGGCAGCATGACGGGCGCGGCCAGCGGCGGACCGCGGCGCTTCAAGATGCGCAGTTCGATCTGCGACGCATCGGCCTCGCAGCTTTCCACCTGAAGGCGCAGCCGTGCCGGCGATGCGCCCTGCGCGGCCGATGCGGGCCGGCACACGAAGAGCAGCACCTCGTGCTGGGCGGCCGCCAATTGCAGCCGCCGCAGCTCGCCCACCCTGGCCTGCGGCAGCCAGGCCAGCACGGCCGCCACGTCGGCGCAGCGCAGCGCCTGCTCGCAGGCCCACAGCCGCGCGGCCGGCGCCTCGCTGCGGACCCACATCAGCGCCTCCACCGGCAGCCCCTGCGCCGCGAGCGCCGCCGCGCAGGGCTCGTAGGGCGCGCCGATCAGCACCACCGGCCCGCCGTGCGCGGCCACCGCCTGCGCCAGCGCGGGCAGCAGCAGGCGCCAGACATGCGCCTCGGGCGCGGTCTGCAGCAGCTCCGTCATGGCGCCGACCGGCCAGCCGCCTCCCGGCAACTCCGCGTCGAGCGCGGCGTGGCCGGTGGCAACCACCTGCGCGTCGGCCAGCCCGAGCTCGTCGGCATGCCAGACGCCGCGGCCCGCGGCAGCGGAAAAGGAGTCGAGGAAAGGGAGGCCCATGATTCAACTGTTAACTGTATTTTTATACAGTATTCCATGCATCGCAACCGCAAAGCCGGCTGGAGGGGCTTTTCTCGCGCGGTGGCCCTCTGCGCCGTCCCGGCCGATACTGAAAGCTCGAACGGCAAAGCCACCCCCGGAGGACTTTTTTTCCCGTGACCCTGCAGGCAAACGGTCTTTCCCTCACGCGCGCCCGGCTGCTGCGGCTGGGCATGGCGCTGTGCGCCGGCGCGGCGCTTCCCCCCGCATCCGCGCAGCAAGGCAGCCTGAAGATGAATACCCGCCCCATCCCCTCCACGCAAGAAGCCCTGCCGGTGGTCGGCTGCGGCACCTGGATCGGCTTCGACCAGCGCCCCGGCAGCGACGAATACCAGCGCCTGCCCGGCGTGCTCGACGCCCTCTTCGCAGCCGGCGGCACGGTGATCGACAGCTCGCCGATGTACGGCCGCTCCGAGGAAAGCACCGGCGAGCTGCTGGCCGCCATAGCGAAGCCGCGCGAGACCCAGGCCTTTCTCGCCACCAAGGTCTGGACCTCGGGCCGCGAGGCCGGCATCGCGCAGATGGAGCAGTCGTTCGCGCGGCTGCGCACCCAGCGCATGGACCTGATGCAGGTGCACAACCTGATGGACTGGAAAACCCACCTCGCCACGCTGCGCGGCTGGAAAGAGAAAGGCCGCGTGCGCTACATCGGCATCACGCACTACACGGCCTCGGCCTACCGCGAGGTCGAGGCCGTGCTGCGCGCCGAGAAGCTCGACTTCCTGCAGATCAACTATTCGCTCGACGCGCGCGAGGCCGAAGAGCGCCTGCTGCCGCTCGCGGCCGAGCGCGGCGTGGCGGTGATCGTCAACATGCCCTTCGGCGGCGGCGGCCTCCTGCGCCGGCTGCGCGGCAAGCCCCTGCCCGCCTGGGCCGGCGAGATCGGCTGCGCGAGCTGGGCGCAGGTGCTGCTGAAGTTCGTGCTGAGCCACCCGGCCGTGACCTGCACGATTCCCGGCACCAGCCGCGCCGAGCACATGGCCGACAACGCCGCGGCCGGCGCGGGCGCGTTCCCGGATGCGGCGTTCTGGCGCCGCAACGCGGAATCGATCGGGCTCTGAGCCGCCGCCGCTATTCGAACTTCACGTTGTGCTGCCGCACGGTGGCGCCGAAGGCCTCGTACTGCGCGCGGAAGAACTCGGCGAACTTCGCGGGGCTCATGCCGTAGCCCTCGAAGCCCTGCTGCACCAGCTGTGCATGCACCTCGGGCCGCTTGAGCGTGTTCTGCAACTCCTGCGACAGCTTGTCGGTGATCGCCTGCGGCAGCCCCGGCGGCCCGAAGAAGCCGGCCCAGGGCGTGATGGTGAGCTTGCCCAGCCCGAGCTCGCCGCCCGTGGGCACGTCGGGCAGCAAGGCGCTGCGCTGCGGCAGCAGCGTGACCAACGCGCGGATGCGCCCCTCCTTCACGAAGCCCGGCGCCAGCGTGCCGGTGGTGAACATCATGTGGATCTGTCCGCCCAGCAGGTCGGTCATGGCCTGCATGTCGCCCTTGTAGCGCGCGTTGACCACCTTGCGCTCGCCCAGCAGCTGCAGCATGGCCAGCTCCGAAGCGCTGTTGCTCGATGCCGAGTTGTAGGCGCCGGGCCTGGCCGCCACCATGGCCAGCAGCTCGTTCACGCTCTTCACCGGCAGGCTGGCCGGCACCACCAGGAACATCGAGAACTGGCCGGCCGAGCTGATCGGCGTGAAGGCCTTGAACGGGTCGTAGGGCGGCGTCGGCCGCAGCGTGGGCGCCGCCACCATTGCGGTGTTGGTGCCCATCAGCAGCGTATAGCCGTCGGGCTTGGCGGACGACGTGGCCTGCGCCGCCAGCACGCCGTCGGCGCCGGGGCGGTTCTCCACGATCACCTGCTGGCCGAGCTGCTTCGCGAGCCCCTCCGCGATGATGCGCGTGAGCGCGTCGGCGCCGCCGCCGGGCGCGAAGCCCACGATCAGCCGCAGCGGCTTGTCCGGGTAGCTGCTTTCGGCGCTCCAGGCCGCCGCGCCGGGCAGCATGGTCAGCGTCGTGCCGGCCGCGAGGGCCGCCAGAGTGAGGTTTCTGCGTCGCATGTCGTTGCTCCTTCTTCAGTCAAAAGAGATGCCGCACGCCGAGCTCCCAGCCCGACGAGCGGCGCCCGCCCGCCGGTGCCACGCCGCCGCTCACCACGTAACGCGCCTGCCCGCCGTTCATGAGCCGCGCATAGGTGCCGTAGAGCGCGGTGCGCTTCGAGAGGTTGTGCACGTAGCCGATGCCGAACTGGCGCGCGTCGTCGCGGTTGCGCGGCATGCCGTTGGCGTTGCGCAGGCTCTCGTCGCTGCGGTCGTCCAGGTAGGCGTAGCTCAGGCGGATGCGGCCGACCTCGAAGGCCGGAATGTGCGCGCCGATCTCGGCGGTGTTCTTGCGCACCGTGCCGGCAGCAAGCTTCACCGTCACCTTGTTGTAGAGCGCGAAGAATTTCGCAAAGCCCGCATCCCACGTGCCGCCGATGTTGGCATGCGTGTAGTTGCCGATGGCGGCGGTGGCGTCGAAGTGCGTGCGCGTGACGGCCGCCGCGATGTCGAACGCACCCGCGGCAAAGCCGAAGCGCGCACCGGCAAAGTTGCCGTCGTCGCGGTTCGGCGCAGTGGAGTCGTTCTCCCCGGTGCCGATCATCGCCATGCCGTAGAAGCCGCCGAGCCCGGCCGGCAGCCAGTAGCTCACGGTGTTGCTGCCCGTGATGCCGGTGGGCAGCGGCCCGGTGCCCGCACCCGCGAACGTGAGGTTGCCCGCGCGCGCCACGCCGTTGGCATTGAAGGGATCGAAGTAGATGCTGTTGTAGTGCGTGGGGATGAAGTCGCGGCCCAGGCGCAGCTCGCCGAAGTTCTGGTGCGACAGGCTCACGAAGGACATGCGGTCGAAGGTGATCGGCCCTGCCGTGCCCGCGCCGCTCGCCTGGTTGTTGCTGTTGCTCGGGCGGCCGGTGCCGTTGTCGGGGTTCAGGCTGCCTTCGAGCCAGAAGCCCGCGCGCAGGCCGCCGCCCAGGTCTTCGGTGCCGCGGAATCCGAGCCGGCTGGTCGAAAGGCCGCCGTTCGACAGCGCCCTGACCGAGCCGCCGCCCTCGCCCTTCGTGTATTGCACGCCGAGGTCCATTACGCCGAACACGGTGACGCTGGACTGCGCGTGCGCCGCGCCGCTGCCGGCCAGCGCCAGCGCCGACCCCATCAAGAATCTCTTCATGTTTTCTTGTCTCCTGCTTCTTCTCTTGGTTGAAAAACTCGGGAACGCGCGCAGGGCTGCGCCACCGGGTGCGCGCGGGGTTGCGCACCGGTTGGCGAAGGCCGGGGTGAAAAAGGTCTAGCCCGAGGGCTCGGGGCGTTCGGTGCGCACGAGCACGGCGCCTTTCGAGAGCGGGCTCACGTTGCGCCGGTACTGCTGCAGCCAGCCGGTGTCGAAGGCCGGCGGCGGCGCCTGCCAGTCGGCGCGGCGGGCAGCGAGTTCCGCATCGGTCAATGCGATATCGAGGCGACGCGCATCGAGGTCGATGGTGATCGTGTCGCCGTCGCGCACCAGGCCGAGCGGCCCGCCGAGCACGGCCTCAGGCGACACCTCGGCCACCACCAGCCCCTTGCAGACCAGGCCCGAGAGATGCCCGTCGGTCAGGATCGCAACCTGGTCGCCCAGGCCCGCGCCGTCGATCGCGAACACCACGCGCGAGGCGCCGCCGCCCATCGCCGGACCGCCGCAGGCACCGGCGCCGCGCATCACCACCACCTGGCCCGGCGCGATCTCGCCCTTCTTGAGCGCCGCAATGGCCGCGTCCGAGGTCCAGAAGCACACGGCCGGGCCCGTGAAGCTGCGCACCTTGCGCTCCACGATGCCGGTCTTGATCAGGCCCGATTCGGGCGCGAGGTTGCCGCGCAGCAGGACGATGGCGGGATGCGGCGCGACCGGGCGCTCGATGGGGCGGATCACCTCGGCGCTGGCGACTTCGGCGCCGCGCAGGTTGTCGGCCACGGTGCCGCCCGTGACGGTCAACGCACCGGTGTCGAGCAAGGGCGCGAGCTGCTTCATCAGCGCACGGCAACCGCCCGCCGCCTCGAAGGCTTCGATGCTGTGCTCGCCGATCGGCCGCACGCCGGCCAGCACCGGCGTCGCCGGGCCGAGGCTTTCGAACAGGCCGTACACGTCGACGCCGCACTCTCCCTCGGTCGACACGGCCTGCAGGTGCTTGGCCGTGTTGAGCGAAGCGCCGATGGCCAGCACCGCGCGCACCGCGTTGACAAAGGCGCCGGGCGTGAGGATGTCGCGCGGCTTCAGGTCGTCCCACACCATCTGCACGATGCGCGTGCCGGCGGCGCGCACGTCGTCCATCATCTTCGGGCTCAGCGCGGCCACCGGCGCGCTGCCCGGCAAGGCCATGCCGAGCGCCTCGCAGACGATGTGCATCGAGTTGGCCGTGCCCAGGCCCGAGCACACGCCCGGCCCGCGGATCGCCTCGCGGCTCATGCCCACGAGTTCTTCCACCGGCAGGTGGCCGGTGACCGCATGCATCGCGCCGATGAACACTTCCTCGATGTCCATGTGCTTGCCGCGGTATTCGCCGCTGGGCTGGTAGCCGCAGGGCACGAGCAGGGTCGGAATGTTGAGCCGCGCGGCCGCCATGAGCTGGCCCGGCACGGTCTTGTCGCACGAGGTGAGGCAGACCATGCCGTCGAGCTGCGCACCTTCGACCGCCACTTCGATGTCGTTGGTCACGAGGTCGCGCGCGCCGAGCATGTAGGCGCCGCGCGCGCCGGCGCCGGTGATGAAGTCGCTGGGCGCGGCCGTGCGGATCTCGAAGGGCACGCCGCCCGCGGCGCGGATCGCGGTCTTGATTTCCGCCGCCACGCGGTCGAGGTGGCTGAAGCAGGCAGCCAGTTCCGACGAGCTGTTGACGATGGCGATCTTGGGCTTCTCGCAGTCCTCTTCGGGAATGCCGAGCGCGCGCCAGTGCGCATTGCGCACCGACCACAGGTAGGAGCCGCGCGGGAAGTTGCTGCGCAGGGGACGGGTGGTCATGGGCGGTCTCCGGGTTTGTTCTTCTTGGTGATCTCGATCACGCCGCGGTCGGCGTCCACGCGCACCCAGTCGCCGGTTGCGATGCATTCGAGCGGGTCGCGCTCGAAGTCGGTCATCGAGGGCGCGTGCGTGACCACGGCGCCGAGCGCCATCTTGGTGGTCATCTCGTTGAACAGGAACGCCGCCGGCGCGGAGTTCATGAGCCGCGTCATGTGGAACATGGCCGACCAGCCCGACGAGCCCTTGGCGCCCGGAAACACCAGCACCTTGCCCGCGAAGCTCTGGCCGCGCAGTTCGTGCCGCGTCTCGATGACGGTGCCGGTGCGCGGATCGATGCCGCCCCAGCCCGAGATGCGGTCGCGCGTGACGAGTGCCTCGCCTTCGGCCACGCCGCCGACCACCTTGCGGCCGCGGATGACCAGAGGAACTATGTTGTGTGCGATTGCGCTCATGGTTTTGCTCCTTCCCCCTCTGGGGGAAGGTAGGGATGGGGGCGGGCAGAGCGCTCGATGGGTGCGCCGCCGGCCCCCACCCCGGCCCTCCCCCGGAAGGGGAGGGAGAAAGACAACGCAAGCCTGAAGCTCATTGCATGCCTCCATTCCACCGCCCCGTGCACGCCGCATCGATGCATTCGGCCGTGCTGCCGAACCACGCCTGCACGCCGAGGATCGCGGGCAGGTAGTGCGCCTGCTTGGCCGAATCGAGCGCCACCGTCTTCGTGCCCTTGGGCACGGCGCGGCTCATGGCGGAGCAGCTGTCGGTCATGAGGATGCCGCCCGCGTCCTCGATGATCCGGGTGTAGCCGTTGCGGTCGGCCAGCGACTTGATGGCGCGCGGCGTGAAGATCCACAGCTCGCAATCCGGGTGCACCTTGCGGCCCTCGATGAGCTGCGCAGCTTCCCAGATCTGCTCGATGGTGTAGTGCGGGCAGCCCAGCATCACGTACTGCACCTCAGCATCCTTGCCCGTCGCGTTGATCTTCTCGTAGGTGGCGCGGCGCTCGGCCTCGCCGTAGTGCAGCACCTCCACCGGCGCGCGGCCGCCGAGCGCCTGCTCGAGCGTCAGTGCTTCGGGCGTGATGCCCGCGATGTGGTACATCTCCACG from Variovorax sp. V93 includes the following:
- a CDS encoding error-prone DNA polymerase; protein product: MPDLSEKQPRGRNSAKVHALPLPLRRKPAPTLPDYAELHCLSNFSFQRGASTPEELVERAYQLGYTALAITDECSVAGIVRAHVCLRELPAKLAEYEREHPDEAPLPRNPGFRLLFGSEFRFERFRLVVIANGTEGWGNLCEFITAARNTELPKGEYRVSWEHSDVASLQDCQVLFVPHRAPGAAADTATLHEDLLAAKTLYAGNLWLAVEMLNELDDDLWFAALLQAGEQTGVPLVAAGDVHMHARSSKPLHDVLTAVREGKTVAECGFALQPNAERHLRQRVRLAELYLPQMLLNTLVVAERCRFDPEVIRENYKYPLETVGSSETPAETLVRKTWEGAALRYPEGIPAKVRAQLEKELALIVEMKYEMFFLTVEDIVRFAKSQDILCQGRGSSANSAVCYCLGITAINPEKGHLLFERFLSRHRHEPPDIDVDFEHQRREEVIQYIYEKYGRDRAAIAAVVICYRARSALRDVGKAMGIDERLIDEFAKDHYWFDDTVLGEQLFKAAARVGVEEDELKLVQWIEMTQRLKGFPRHLSQHVGGFVLTHTRLTRLVPVEKASMKDRSVIQWEKDDLEAMGMLKVDVLALGMLSAIRRGLDHMNRWRGSTVQMHQIPNDDRKVFDMICDADTIGVFQIESRAQMSMLPRLKPRCYEDLVIEVAIVRPGPIQGGMVHPYLKQRERVAKDLAIHYEKEELKPALERTLGIPIFQEQVMQIAMIAARFTADEADQLRRAMAAWKRKGGLEKFHHKLVKGMTDHGYKAEFAEAIFKQILGFGDYGFPESHAASFALLVTVSSWLKNYEPACFLAALLDSQPMGFYSPSQLVQDARRHGVEVRPADVTCSGIDTTLEARAPDAPRMPPGTDARYADRLGRENQPAVRLGLNRISSLSKEGARRLLEARAQAPFTSTEDLALRAELDGKDMAALAAADALMSLSGHRRQQVWDATAQHRSPALLKGVPINEPVLQLPAAPEGEEIVGDYAALGLTLRRHPLALLRPRLARMRLMSAEQLRAQPSGQTVRACGIVKGRQRPGTANGTIFVTLEDETGNVNVIVWSHVIEAWREPLLKSHLLAVQGTWQRDDDSGGKVQHLIATGFKDLTPLMGRLAQSNTSRDFH
- a CDS encoding Bug family tripartite tricarboxylate transporter substrate binding protein gives rise to the protein MRRRNLTLAALAAGTTLTMLPGAAAWSAESSYPDKPLRLIVGFAPGGGADALTRIIAEGLAKQLGQQVIVENRPGADGVLAAQATSSAKPDGYTLLMGTNTAMVAAPTLRPTPPYDPFKAFTPISSAGQFSMFLVVPASLPVKSVNELLAMVAARPGAYNSASSNSASELAMLQLLGERKVVNARYKGDMQAMTDLLGGQIHMMFTTGTLAPGFVKEGRIRALVTLLPQRSALLPDVPTGGELGLGKLTITPWAGFFGPPGLPQAITDKLSQELQNTLKRPEVHAQLVQQGFEGYGMSPAKFAEFFRAQYEAFGATVRQHNVKFE
- the imuA gene encoding translesion DNA synthesis-associated protein ImuA, giving the protein MGLPFLDSFSAAAGRGVWHADELGLADAQVVATGHAALDAELPGGGWPVGAMTELLQTAPEAHVWRLLLPALAQAVAAHGGPVVLIGAPYEPCAAALAAQGLPVEALMWVRSEAPAARLWACEQALRCADVAAVLAWLPQARVGELRRLQLAAAQHEVLLFVCRPASAAQGASPARLRLQVESCEADASQIELRILKRRGPPLAAPVMLPARNERMAALLAAARLRRKLRLRQQGTAPAAEAAGSATVVRIDAWKGNGNALDRVAVVA
- a CDS encoding aldo/keto reductase, with product MALCAGAALPPASAQQGSLKMNTRPIPSTQEALPVVGCGTWIGFDQRPGSDEYQRLPGVLDALFAAGGTVIDSSPMYGRSEESTGELLAAIAKPRETQAFLATKVWTSGREAGIAQMEQSFARLRTQRMDLMQVHNLMDWKTHLATLRGWKEKGRVRYIGITHYTASAYREVEAVLRAEKLDFLQINYSLDAREAEERLLPLAAERGVAVIVNMPFGGGGLLRRLRGKPLPAWAGEIGCASWAQVLLKFVLSHPAVTCTIPGTSRAEHMADNAAAGAGAFPDAAFWRRNAESIGL
- a CDS encoding DNA polymerase Y family protein; the protein is MHWIALRWSLDADAPDAPVLPTPEALGWWALRYTPHVAWQDEALMLEVSACERLWGGRSSLMRQLAHENPAPGAVMRGAQGATSLIALARLRLFERNESRPRDIPAGLPLDTLTAARPHLDLLARLGCRTWGEVAALPRGGLTRRFGVELREALDTAWGLRPESHDWLTLPDVFEQKLELPALAETAPELMWSANRLLAALQIWLRARQRGARALELQWTLDLKRFNGVNLPPHQQVTVRTAEPTQDMAHLRRLLSEKLALTTLAAPASWLRLRTLETDPWAGASTSFLPEDNRKGDRLHEMVERLSVRLGAHQVVVPAAQADHRPERKQAWRPALQQDKALADKAGKQAKAAALQPDALYPPWLLPEPLLLEMDGESPCYRGPLRKLVGPQRIEAGWWGGKEDGGQPAMRDYYVAESPEAGLVWIFRERPSARFSPAEVRWYLQGFYA